Proteins encoded by one window of Nasonia vitripennis strain AsymCx chromosome 5, Nvit_psr_1.1, whole genome shotgun sequence:
- the LOC116417562 gene encoding uncharacterized protein LOC116417562 isoform X5, whose translation MLIDTQQKDNVEDIKQEEDNAHEPAQESDEDEQESKKQADAEVDKKANESEKQGHVGAGVHNFLSALDAVSEEDDMSQAAHDDTGPSNKPTEQSAGSNSDIESNVDHNENSRKKKKWTVPKKNNAGTLIFPITPSKEFQSHLVKVKKIQQSNVNIEKLKLSISDRKNESTDRGSTASSARDNVNLKNPAPITSASTIINDDVQAPKGNNEGDKQDYATLGVGGFSSALDVLSNDPNLSKNQSTFSDVNDGQEVDFSEDEQRKDYSSRYSLNQRKKQSSGSNLKKKNANGNPVPRTSASTTISKDSNTNSKEKTPSKKIAAFDKSGILTVAQINSLSDRDLIVHSILLMQTILTNQIRKKVNEGTKTTRFEEKTNELFDIGILIKEKFPLRSKAQFDVFNNHLKTDNEFRMRFKKYFESLGENDGAAIARNILRLIITDNVGVLYSLKGQLEKERFDDKPFYHILEAAAMKCTVKNKVKDIRTAVGNWLKSSKGRIDARLESEAKKREQEKNENLENKGKNERKSRKRSKVDPILSEDDSYDEEDS comes from the exons ATGTTAATTG ATACACAACAAAAGGATAATGTAGAAGATATCAAACAGGAGGAAGATAATGCACATGAACCCGCACAGGAATCTGACGAAGATGAACAAGAGTCAAAGAAACAAG CAGATGCTGAAGTAGATAAAAAAGCTAATGAAAGCGAGAAGCAAGGGCATGTTGGAGCAGGAGTTCATAATTTCTTATCGGCATTAGACGCCGTAAGTGAAGAAGACGACATGTCACAAGCTGCACATGATGATACTGGACCTTCCAATAAACCTACAGAGCAGTCGGCAGGATCAAATTCCGACATAGAGAGTAATGTCGATCATAATGAAAAtagcaggaaaaaaaagaaatggacagtaccgaaaaaaaataatg CAGGTACTCTAATTTTCCCGATAACACCATCAAAAGAGTTTCAATCCCATCTAGTCAAAGTTAAAAAGATTCAGCAGAGTAATGTAAatatcgaaaaattaaaattaagcaTCTCTGACCGGAAGAACGAGAGTACAGATAGAGGCTCTACGGCCAGTTCGGCAAGAGACAATGTAAATCTCAAAAATCCTGCACCGATTACATCTGCAAGTACTATTATTA ATGATGATGTGCAAGCACCTAAAGGAAATAATGAAGGCGATAAGCAAGATTATGCTACACTTGGAGTCGGTGGCTTCTCATCGGCACTAGACGTCTTAAGTAACGATCCGAATTTGTCGAAAAATCAATCGACGTTCAGCGATGTTAATGATGGGCAGGAAGTAGATTTTTCAGAAGATGAGCAAAGAAAAG ATTATTCAAGTAGATACTCCCTCAATCAACGTAAAAAGCAGTCGTCAggatcaaatttaaaaaaaaagaatgcaaACGGAAATCCTGTACCCCGTACATCTGCAAGTACTACTATTA GCAAGGATTCAAATACAAATAGTAAAGAAAAAACTCCGAGCAAGAAAATTGCAGCATTTGACAAAAGTG gGATACTAACAGTGGCTCAAATCAATAGTTTGTCTGACAGGGACTTAATCGTTCATTCAATAT TGCTGATGCAGACGATTCTAACAAATCAGAtcagaaaaaaagttaacgaAGGTACGAAGACTACGCGCTTTGAGGAGAAAACAAATGAATTATTTGATATAGGAATACTGATCAAAGAGAAATTTCCTTTGCGCTCAAAGGCACAGTTTGATGTATTCAACAATCATTTGAAGACCGACAATGAATTCAGAATGAGATTT AAAAAATACTTCGAGTCACTAGGCGAAAATGATGGTGCTGCAATTGCGCGTAACATCCTCAGATTAATTATAACTGATAACGTAGGAGTTTTATATAGTCTAAAAGGCCAgttagagaaagagagatttgATGACAAACCGTTCTACCATATTTTAGAGG ctGCTGCTATGAAATGCACtgtgaaaaataaagtgaagGACATTCGAACAGCCGTTGGCAATTGGCTAAAATCAAGTAAAGGAAGAATAGACGCAAG GCTGGAAAGtgaagcgaaaaaaagagaacaaGAAAAGAACGAAAACCTCGAGAATAAAGGaaaaaacgaaagaaaatCAAGAAAACGAAG caAAGTTGACCCGATTTTAAGCGAAGATGACTCATATGATGAAGAGGACTCATAA
- the LOC116417562 gene encoding uncharacterized protein LOC116417562 isoform X6: MLIDTQQKDNVEDIKQEEDNAHEPAQESDEDEQESKKQADAEVDKKANESEKQGHVGAGVHNFLSALDAVSEEDDMSQAAHDDTGPSNKPTEQSAGSNSDIESNVDHNENSRKKKKWTVPKKNNGTLIFPITPSKEFQSHLVKVKKIQQSNVNIEKLKLSISDRKNESTDRGSTASSARDNVNLKNPAPITSASTIINDDVQAPKGNNEGDKQDYATLGVGGFSSALDVLSNDPNLSKNQSTFSDVNDGQEVDFSEDEQRKDYSSRYSLNQRKKQSSGSNLKKKNANGNPVPRTSASTTISKDSNTNSKEKTPSKKIAAFDKSGILTVAQINSLSDRDLIVHSILLMQTILTNQIRKKVNEGTKTTRFEEKTNELFDIGILIKEKFPLRSKAQFDVFNNHLKTDNEFRMRFKKYFESLGENDGAAIARNILRLIITDNVGVLYSLKGQLEKERFDDKPFYHILEAAAMKCTVKNKVKDIRTAVGNWLKSSKGRIDARLESEAKKREQEKNENLENKGKNERKSRKRSKVDPILSEDDSYDEEDS; the protein is encoded by the exons ATGTTAATTG ATACACAACAAAAGGATAATGTAGAAGATATCAAACAGGAGGAAGATAATGCACATGAACCCGCACAGGAATCTGACGAAGATGAACAAGAGTCAAAGAAACAAG CAGATGCTGAAGTAGATAAAAAAGCTAATGAAAGCGAGAAGCAAGGGCATGTTGGAGCAGGAGTTCATAATTTCTTATCGGCATTAGACGCCGTAAGTGAAGAAGACGACATGTCACAAGCTGCACATGATGATACTGGACCTTCCAATAAACCTACAGAGCAGTCGGCAGGATCAAATTCCGACATAGAGAGTAATGTCGATCATAATGAAAAtagcaggaaaaaaaagaaatggacagtaccgaaaaaaaataatg GTACTCTAATTTTCCCGATAACACCATCAAAAGAGTTTCAATCCCATCTAGTCAAAGTTAAAAAGATTCAGCAGAGTAATGTAAatatcgaaaaattaaaattaagcaTCTCTGACCGGAAGAACGAGAGTACAGATAGAGGCTCTACGGCCAGTTCGGCAAGAGACAATGTAAATCTCAAAAATCCTGCACCGATTACATCTGCAAGTACTATTATTA ATGATGATGTGCAAGCACCTAAAGGAAATAATGAAGGCGATAAGCAAGATTATGCTACACTTGGAGTCGGTGGCTTCTCATCGGCACTAGACGTCTTAAGTAACGATCCGAATTTGTCGAAAAATCAATCGACGTTCAGCGATGTTAATGATGGGCAGGAAGTAGATTTTTCAGAAGATGAGCAAAGAAAAG ATTATTCAAGTAGATACTCCCTCAATCAACGTAAAAAGCAGTCGTCAggatcaaatttaaaaaaaaagaatgcaaACGGAAATCCTGTACCCCGTACATCTGCAAGTACTACTATTA GCAAGGATTCAAATACAAATAGTAAAGAAAAAACTCCGAGCAAGAAAATTGCAGCATTTGACAAAAGTG gGATACTAACAGTGGCTCAAATCAATAGTTTGTCTGACAGGGACTTAATCGTTCATTCAATAT TGCTGATGCAGACGATTCTAACAAATCAGAtcagaaaaaaagttaacgaAGGTACGAAGACTACGCGCTTTGAGGAGAAAACAAATGAATTATTTGATATAGGAATACTGATCAAAGAGAAATTTCCTTTGCGCTCAAAGGCACAGTTTGATGTATTCAACAATCATTTGAAGACCGACAATGAATTCAGAATGAGATTT AAAAAATACTTCGAGTCACTAGGCGAAAATGATGGTGCTGCAATTGCGCGTAACATCCTCAGATTAATTATAACTGATAACGTAGGAGTTTTATATAGTCTAAAAGGCCAgttagagaaagagagatttgATGACAAACCGTTCTACCATATTTTAGAGG ctGCTGCTATGAAATGCACtgtgaaaaataaagtgaagGACATTCGAACAGCCGTTGGCAATTGGCTAAAATCAAGTAAAGGAAGAATAGACGCAAG GCTGGAAAGtgaagcgaaaaaaagagaacaaGAAAAGAACGAAAACCTCGAGAATAAAGGaaaaaacgaaagaaaatCAAGAAAACGAAG caAAGTTGACCCGATTTTAAGCGAAGATGACTCATATGATGAAGAGGACTCATAA
- the LOC100114521 gene encoding ubiquitin-like domain-containing CTD phosphatase 1, whose translation MENEVQITVKWSGEEYPITDIGENDTVLSLKEKIHKMTGVRPERQKLLNLKFRGKPVQETDVISELALKPGFKLMMMGSREEDIAEVSQAPENMPDVINDLDIEEEEVEIEKAEIYLAKIQKRIETYKIQELNPLREGKKLLVLDIDYTLFDHRSVAETGLQLMRPYLHEFLTSAYRNYDIVIWSATSMKWINEKMRLLGVSNHPDYKIAFHLDSLAMISVHTPKYGVVDVKPLGIIWGKYKQFSAKNTIMFDDIRRNFIMNPQSGLRIRAFRQAHLNRDKDRELLKLSKYLEAIAPLEDFQVLNHRKWEEYRSKKSKSSKRTETDQARSNHA comes from the exons ATGGAAAACGAAGTGCAGATCACGGTGAAATGGAGCGGCGAGGAGTATCCCATCACGGACATCGGGGAAAACGACACAGTTCTCTCGCTGAAAGAGAAAATTCACAAAATGACCGGCGTCAGACCGGAGAGACAAAAACTCCTCAACCTCAAGTTTAGAG GTAAACCAGTTCAGGAAACCGATGTCATAAGCGAACTGGCATTGAAGCCTGGATTCAAACTGATGATGATGGGCTCGCGAGAAGAGGATATCGCCGAAGTGAGCCAAGCACCAGAAAACATGCCCGATGTGATAAATGACTTGGATATCGAAGAAGAGGAGGTTGAGATTGAAAAGGCTGAAATCTACCTTGCTAAGATTCAAAAAAGAATCGAGACTTACAAAATTCAAGAATTAAACCCATTGAGGGAGGGCAAGAAATTGCTCGTTCTTGATATCGACTATACTCTGTTCGATCACAGATCAGTGGCTGAGACTGGACTCCAACTGATGAGACCATACTTGCATGAATTCTTGACAAGCGCCTACAGGAATTACGACATTGTAATTTGGTCTGCCACGAGCATGAAGTGGATCAACGAAAAGATGAGACTCTTGGGAGTATCAAATCATCCGGACTATAAGATTGCCTTTCATTTAGACTCTCTAGCCATGATTTCAGTTCACACGCCAAAGTACGGTGTTGTAGATGTGAAACCTCTGGGAATCATTTGGGGAAAATACAAGCAATTTTCTGCTAAGAATACCATTAtgtttgatgatattagaagAAATTTCATCATGAATCCACAGTCAGGATTACGTATAAGAGCATTCAGACAGGCTCATCTAAATAGAGATAAGGACAGGGAATTGCTCAAGCTGTCAAAGTATCTGGAGGCAATTGCTCCTCTAGAAGATTTTCAGGTCTTAAATCACAGGAAATGGGAGGAATATCGGTCTAAGAAGAGTAAGAGCAGCAAACGAACTGAGACTGATCAAGCTCGCTCTAATCATGCATAA
- the LOC100123681 gene encoding transcriptional adapter 1, which yields MTTSKDLNVARKALVVSLGENSKVYFDKMKLWFQMKTTKEEFDKEARSIMSEDQVHLHNEFLLCLFNKVRGLVVSAPPRITKVNSAQSNAQNLKEKRLRLKRKYKSDKSNFEPADVYAEVLSQASSPVGDEPIGANRSSAQELVLPDRTFVLARLMLAAWENNMDGAEDNTAHIIIAATQVFLKNILTAMITRRKGFRIRDESFIYNIGETVPSSWKRNTSSIIREEKFTNPTIVVEPAGQMPNPKMCIEDAEQATAFALACSTQTLVSVPPCISIADLQQTLKIQKNLVNNHTVYATNKERLFTYNTHSTREDLEAQKLLT from the coding sequence ATGACAACCTCAAAGGACTTGAATGTCGCGAGAAAAGCGCTGGTCGTTTCGTTGGGCGAAAATTCCAAAGTGTACTTTGACAAAATGAAGCTGTGGTTTCAAATGAAGACGACGAAAGAGGAGTTCGACAAAGAAGCCCGGAGTATCATGTCAGAGGACCAAGTGCATCTGCACAACGAGTTTCTCCTTTGCCTGTTCAACAAAGTTCGCGGACTCGTTGTGTCGGCTCCACCGAGGATAACCAAAGTGAACAGTGCACAGAGCAATGCGCAGAATTTGAAGGAGAAACGCCTGCGTTTGAAACGAAAGTACAAATCAGACAAATCGAATTTCGAGCCTGCAGATGTGTACGCAGAAGTCTTGAGTCAGGCGTCTTCACCGGTGGGCGACGAGCCCATAGGTGCAAACCGATCCAGTGCACAGGAGCTGGTGCTGCCTGACCGTACCTTTGTTTTGGCCAGACTCATGCTGGCTGCCTGGGAGAATAATATGGATGGAGCTGAAGATAACACTGCGCATATTATAATTGCAGCAACTCAAGTATTTCTGAAGAACATTTTGACAGCCATGATTACACGAAGAAAGGGATTCCGCATTCGAGACGAGTCTTTTATATACAACATTGGTGAGACGGTACCAAGCTCGTGGAAGAGGAATACGTCGTCTATCATCAGAGAAGAGAAGTTCACAAATCCGACGATCGTTGTGGAACCTGCTGGGCAAATGCCTAATCCAAAGATGTGCATAGAAGACGCTGAACAAGCCACGGCTTTTGCTCTGGCCTGCTCAACACAGACTTTAGTGTCGGTTCCTCCTTGCATTAGTATTGCTGACTTGCAACAAACGTTAAAGATTCAAAAGAACCTTGTGAACAACCACACAGTATATGCAACCAATAAAGAAAGACTGTTTACTTATAATACGCACTCAACAAGAGAAGACTTGGAAGCTCAGAAACTTTTGACATAG
- the LOC116417562 gene encoding uncharacterized protein LOC116417562 isoform X7: MLIDTQQKDNVEDIKQEEDNAHEPAQESDEDEQESKKQDAEVDKKANESEKQGHVGAGVHNFLSALDAVSEEDDMSQAAHDDTGPSNKPTEQSAGSNSDIESNVDHNENSRKKKKWTVPKKNNAGTLIFPITPSKEFQSHLVKVKKIQQSNVNIEKLKLSISDRKNESTDRGSTASSARDNVNLKNPAPITSASTIINDDVQAPKGNNEGDKQDYATLGVGGFSSALDVLSNDPNLSKNQSTFSDVNDGQEVDFSEDEQRKDYSSRYSLNQRKKQSSGSNLKKKNANGNPVPRTSASTTISKDSNTNSKEKTPSKKIAAFDKSGILTVAQINSLSDRDLIVHSILLMQTILTNQIRKKVNEGTKTTRFEEKTNELFDIGILIKEKFPLRSKAQFDVFNNHLKTDNEFRMRFKKYFESLGENDGAAIARNILRLIITDNVGVLYSLKGQLEKERFDDKPFYHILEAAAMKCTVKNKVKDIRTAVGNWLKSSKGRIDARLESEAKKREQEKNENLENKGKNERKSRKRSKVDPILSEDDSYDEEDS, encoded by the exons ATGTTAATTG ATACACAACAAAAGGATAATGTAGAAGATATCAAACAGGAGGAAGATAATGCACATGAACCCGCACAGGAATCTGACGAAGATGAACAAGAGTCAAAGAAACAAG ATGCTGAAGTAGATAAAAAAGCTAATGAAAGCGAGAAGCAAGGGCATGTTGGAGCAGGAGTTCATAATTTCTTATCGGCATTAGACGCCGTAAGTGAAGAAGACGACATGTCACAAGCTGCACATGATGATACTGGACCTTCCAATAAACCTACAGAGCAGTCGGCAGGATCAAATTCCGACATAGAGAGTAATGTCGATCATAATGAAAAtagcaggaaaaaaaagaaatggacagtaccgaaaaaaaataatg CAGGTACTCTAATTTTCCCGATAACACCATCAAAAGAGTTTCAATCCCATCTAGTCAAAGTTAAAAAGATTCAGCAGAGTAATGTAAatatcgaaaaattaaaattaagcaTCTCTGACCGGAAGAACGAGAGTACAGATAGAGGCTCTACGGCCAGTTCGGCAAGAGACAATGTAAATCTCAAAAATCCTGCACCGATTACATCTGCAAGTACTATTATTA ATGATGATGTGCAAGCACCTAAAGGAAATAATGAAGGCGATAAGCAAGATTATGCTACACTTGGAGTCGGTGGCTTCTCATCGGCACTAGACGTCTTAAGTAACGATCCGAATTTGTCGAAAAATCAATCGACGTTCAGCGATGTTAATGATGGGCAGGAAGTAGATTTTTCAGAAGATGAGCAAAGAAAAG ATTATTCAAGTAGATACTCCCTCAATCAACGTAAAAAGCAGTCGTCAggatcaaatttaaaaaaaaagaatgcaaACGGAAATCCTGTACCCCGTACATCTGCAAGTACTACTATTA GCAAGGATTCAAATACAAATAGTAAAGAAAAAACTCCGAGCAAGAAAATTGCAGCATTTGACAAAAGTG gGATACTAACAGTGGCTCAAATCAATAGTTTGTCTGACAGGGACTTAATCGTTCATTCAATAT TGCTGATGCAGACGATTCTAACAAATCAGAtcagaaaaaaagttaacgaAGGTACGAAGACTACGCGCTTTGAGGAGAAAACAAATGAATTATTTGATATAGGAATACTGATCAAAGAGAAATTTCCTTTGCGCTCAAAGGCACAGTTTGATGTATTCAACAATCATTTGAAGACCGACAATGAATTCAGAATGAGATTT AAAAAATACTTCGAGTCACTAGGCGAAAATGATGGTGCTGCAATTGCGCGTAACATCCTCAGATTAATTATAACTGATAACGTAGGAGTTTTATATAGTCTAAAAGGCCAgttagagaaagagagatttgATGACAAACCGTTCTACCATATTTTAGAGG ctGCTGCTATGAAATGCACtgtgaaaaataaagtgaagGACATTCGAACAGCCGTTGGCAATTGGCTAAAATCAAGTAAAGGAAGAATAGACGCAAG GCTGGAAAGtgaagcgaaaaaaagagaacaaGAAAAGAACGAAAACCTCGAGAATAAAGGaaaaaacgaaagaaaatCAAGAAAACGAAG caAAGTTGACCCGATTTTAAGCGAAGATGACTCATATGATGAAGAGGACTCATAA
- the LOC116417562 gene encoding uncharacterized protein LOC116417562 isoform X8, with protein sequence MLIDTQQKDNVEDIKQEEDNAHEPAQESDEDEQESKKQDAEVDKKANESEKQGHVGAGVHNFLSALDAVSEEDDMSQAAHDDTGPSNKPTEQSAGSNSDIESNVDHNENSRKKKKWTVPKKNNGTLIFPITPSKEFQSHLVKVKKIQQSNVNIEKLKLSISDRKNESTDRGSTASSARDNVNLKNPAPITSASTIINDDVQAPKGNNEGDKQDYATLGVGGFSSALDVLSNDPNLSKNQSTFSDVNDGQEVDFSEDEQRKDYSSRYSLNQRKKQSSGSNLKKKNANGNPVPRTSASTTISKDSNTNSKEKTPSKKIAAFDKSGILTVAQINSLSDRDLIVHSILLMQTILTNQIRKKVNEGTKTTRFEEKTNELFDIGILIKEKFPLRSKAQFDVFNNHLKTDNEFRMRFKKYFESLGENDGAAIARNILRLIITDNVGVLYSLKGQLEKERFDDKPFYHILEAAAMKCTVKNKVKDIRTAVGNWLKSSKGRIDARLESEAKKREQEKNENLENKGKNERKSRKRSKVDPILSEDDSYDEEDS encoded by the exons ATGTTAATTG ATACACAACAAAAGGATAATGTAGAAGATATCAAACAGGAGGAAGATAATGCACATGAACCCGCACAGGAATCTGACGAAGATGAACAAGAGTCAAAGAAACAAG ATGCTGAAGTAGATAAAAAAGCTAATGAAAGCGAGAAGCAAGGGCATGTTGGAGCAGGAGTTCATAATTTCTTATCGGCATTAGACGCCGTAAGTGAAGAAGACGACATGTCACAAGCTGCACATGATGATACTGGACCTTCCAATAAACCTACAGAGCAGTCGGCAGGATCAAATTCCGACATAGAGAGTAATGTCGATCATAATGAAAAtagcaggaaaaaaaagaaatggacagtaccgaaaaaaaataatg GTACTCTAATTTTCCCGATAACACCATCAAAAGAGTTTCAATCCCATCTAGTCAAAGTTAAAAAGATTCAGCAGAGTAATGTAAatatcgaaaaattaaaattaagcaTCTCTGACCGGAAGAACGAGAGTACAGATAGAGGCTCTACGGCCAGTTCGGCAAGAGACAATGTAAATCTCAAAAATCCTGCACCGATTACATCTGCAAGTACTATTATTA ATGATGATGTGCAAGCACCTAAAGGAAATAATGAAGGCGATAAGCAAGATTATGCTACACTTGGAGTCGGTGGCTTCTCATCGGCACTAGACGTCTTAAGTAACGATCCGAATTTGTCGAAAAATCAATCGACGTTCAGCGATGTTAATGATGGGCAGGAAGTAGATTTTTCAGAAGATGAGCAAAGAAAAG ATTATTCAAGTAGATACTCCCTCAATCAACGTAAAAAGCAGTCGTCAggatcaaatttaaaaaaaaagaatgcaaACGGAAATCCTGTACCCCGTACATCTGCAAGTACTACTATTA GCAAGGATTCAAATACAAATAGTAAAGAAAAAACTCCGAGCAAGAAAATTGCAGCATTTGACAAAAGTG gGATACTAACAGTGGCTCAAATCAATAGTTTGTCTGACAGGGACTTAATCGTTCATTCAATAT TGCTGATGCAGACGATTCTAACAAATCAGAtcagaaaaaaagttaacgaAGGTACGAAGACTACGCGCTTTGAGGAGAAAACAAATGAATTATTTGATATAGGAATACTGATCAAAGAGAAATTTCCTTTGCGCTCAAAGGCACAGTTTGATGTATTCAACAATCATTTGAAGACCGACAATGAATTCAGAATGAGATTT AAAAAATACTTCGAGTCACTAGGCGAAAATGATGGTGCTGCAATTGCGCGTAACATCCTCAGATTAATTATAACTGATAACGTAGGAGTTTTATATAGTCTAAAAGGCCAgttagagaaagagagatttgATGACAAACCGTTCTACCATATTTTAGAGG ctGCTGCTATGAAATGCACtgtgaaaaataaagtgaagGACATTCGAACAGCCGTTGGCAATTGGCTAAAATCAAGTAAAGGAAGAATAGACGCAAG GCTGGAAAGtgaagcgaaaaaaagagaacaaGAAAAGAACGAAAACCTCGAGAATAAAGGaaaaaacgaaagaaaatCAAGAAAACGAAG caAAGTTGACCCGATTTTAAGCGAAGATGACTCATATGATGAAGAGGACTCATAA